A stretch of DNA from Lotus japonicus ecotype B-129 chromosome 4, LjGifu_v1.2:
AGTAAACAATGTTTCCAGCACATGTgtttgaccttgagagttgagaccaTACAGAAAAGAATTGAATACTGGTCTGATTTGCATGTTCTTACAGTTACAGCAACCATGCTTTACAAGGAGGACATTCCTTGGACCAAAGTTTAAGACTCCTCCCATAATCACAACTGTATTTTTGTCTGTTAGTAAGCGAAGTGAATCATGCTATAATGCTATAGTCAGAAGAATACAACCTATGGTTTTGGACATTACAATTACTGTGTGGGGTGTGGGAATCTTTTGACTGTCACAAGAATAATTTTTACAcctttttatttacattttttaatgTAAGATAGTTTGAAACACCAGTATCCTTCACTGATGCACGCGGGTAAGACTACTAAggagaaataattttttaatacaacTGCATTCGTCGGACTCAAACTAGTAGAGTCTTCATAAACTAATATAGTTACATATCAATTGATTCAACATACATGTTACTGTCAAGTAGTCTGACTTTGTGTTATGTATATATAGTATGTTTGATTTCACTTGTATTTGCTCAAAAGTAAGGACTTGTAACTTctaaaataagtgattttaaagcATTTCATTGTGTAACCAAATTGGCTAGTACAATGAGAAAGACATTTTGTAACCAAATTGGCTATGTAAATTATGCTATCTTGATGCCAATTTCAAATTGAGGCCTCAAAGCAGCCCCACTACTAAAGTCCAAGGACAACAGAGAGGGGAAAGAATTTTTAACTTTGCTTTTGATATGTAGCAACAGTTTAGCTTGAAAAGCACAAAAAGAAGCAAAAGCCAGAGCCTGAGGCTTGTGATTGAATAGCATATGCCCACAATTCCTGCCAAGACAAGGGAGAGCCCACCTAACAACCCTAGAATAAAAGGACACCCCACAAATTCAAATCCATTATTTCAAACAATAATAATCAATCCAAAAAAATATCTACTAGATGTAACTTAGTTGACAACGCTAATTGAGTGTGTAGAAATAACACTAGAATTTGATTAGTATGCTCCGGGAATGATAAAAAATCTTAATTGTGGTTAAATACCAAATATGAAATAGTCGGCATTCGAAGTGTGTCTGTATACTAGGTGCtttaataggaaaaaaaatcaaagaaaacataTTCCCTGCAAAATCCAACTTCCCTTCCTCTCTTCTCAGCTCTcaaaactctctctctctctctctctgaagtGTGAAGTGAACAATGCCTTTTGTGACAACAGAGACAACAAAAACAGTAGCAGAACACATCAAATGGAGAAGACCCAGAGACCAATTCaggcatcatcatcatcatcaccaccaccccaTTTCAGAAACAGATCCAAACCCACAAATCCAATCCACTCGCTGCAAGTCCACCATTTCCGCTCTGCTCCTCTCCACTTTCTCCAAtgaaaccaccaccaccaccccacaAGCTGCCACCAGTGCCCGGAGCAGGAAGAAGAGCAACTTTTCTGCAGCAGCCTTCAGAGGGTTGGGCTGCACCGCTGGCGCGTCCCAGCAGGTGTCGGTGCCGGCGGCGATTCGCGCCTCCGCGGATTGGCAAGGGAAGAAAGGCAGAAAGAAGAAGCACAAGAGGAACAGCAGCAACAAGAATTGCCATGGTGGGATGGTAGATGGTTCTTCTGCTACTTGTGTGGATTTTCAAGATGTTTGGTGTGGTCCTGGAATTGGATTCTCAGGGGATGCTGTTGCTGCCTCTGTTGATTGTGTTGTGTCTAGAAAGAATGTCTCTGCAAGGGGGAAGATTGATGTGGAGAAGATAGCACAGAGAGAGGTATTCTGATTCCTGTTACATTGTTACTTATCATTGTTCTTTTTCTTACTCACTTGTTcttttgggaatgtttgattTGGTACCTTAATCCTTTGAAATGTTTATATTAGCCTTCTATTTTCTCTACTCCATTTAGTGTTGTCTTTGATGAATGTCGCCACTCAGAAAATGATTGCATGTTTCCTCCTACAAATCACTTTCTCTGGAATTTGAGCTTTGTGCTATGTGTATGTGTGTAGTTCATCTTCTATGTTGATTTTCTTATTAGGTAGTGACAATatgttttttcacttttttctaTTGATGCTCTTTTGGAGTAATAGTATTTTTATCCACACTCTAAAGTCCTAGGTAGTATATTTAAATTCCATAAAATACATACAAGACAGcattttagaaaagaaaaatttatgGATGGGCCTTAACTCTTTGACCGTTTTCATTTTGGCTATgtttttttagtttaatttgTCAGTGCACGCATGTGTTTTCTGATCATCTTATTCTTATCCCTCAAAACAAGTCATTAAATATTCCTAACTTTTGAAAACATACTAGTGGTGCATTGTTCTTGAATTCTGTTTCCTGATCTTTAGCGGTTTGGAGTTTGTTTTTTCAGGTAGGTGTTGTAGTGTATAGGGCATTTTGTTTATGTTTTGGTTGGGTTGTTTTATAGTATTCCCTTTTGCTAGAGATGATGGCTCTTTTGATTGTGGGTAGGCTTTTGAGCTTCCTTGTTCCCTTTGCTGTTTTAGAGGAGGGTGTGTTGCTATCTCCTTTTTTCTTGAGAAGGTTTTCTCTTGGTTTACTATCAATATCAATAGAATCTTTTACTttcttaagaaaataaaaaaataaaaggtcGACAAGATTTAGGTAAATAGGTCATATATTCATTTCTAAATAGAGTATTATCATGTATAcgaacatattttttttttaaacaaactccaaataaaattaatgaaaGCCGGCAGGCACAAAGGCTATTACATCATGTAGACCAATATGTTTAAATgtataaataagtcaataaaatataacttaaaataatataatacaAATCTAATGCaccaaaaataataatcataaatgaatttatattaattgtatttatatAAATGGGCCGAGAAAGCTTAAAAGACTTTCTAAATGGTAGCCTAgtttttttaacaatttttttaatttttttttaacaaaaattggCTTTTAGAAAAATGTAATGAGAATTGTATATTAATGGATTACATTGAAAAATGTAATGACAAATGAAAACCATTCGTTaatgataaatattttttaagttaCAGAAGAAGATTATTTTGCTTAAACAAACTATTAAGTATTAACAATatactgaaaaaaaaaagttgaaactatAATTTGATGACATGGATGCTttttaataaagaaaaataaaaagttaactAATTACACATCTTGCATTCAATTGCATTTAAAAAGTATATTGCCCAAGATGTATATAACAGCACATGCTTATGTCAATTCAATTCACATGAAATCTCGAAAGGACATTATTCACCAAACCATATCAATTACTACTATAATAAAGCACAACACGcaaaatttagttttatctAATTACCTATATGGAAACTTTGCTGTGCTGTGCATATAGCATAATCAGCTATCTTTTGGACAGCTAAGGTTATCATTCAGAGAAATGCAGAAAGATGCACAACCAGATGCAAGTAGGGTTAAGAATTCTTTGTGAGTTCTCGATGATACCATATCACTGCAATCACCTAATGTACTGAACCAAAACCTCCCTTCCCTATCTTATTTGTAGGACTAAAACCTTCAATGGGAATTTGCAATTCTTTGTAATGACATTCTGAACTATCTGTGCAGCATATACATTAGCTTGATTTAAACAAAACATTGTGAACAGGTTTCAGATATTTCTGCTAATAAAAACACTGCACATGACATACAATCAAATGGTATTATTAGACTAAGTCTAATTTATAGAAATACCAATAATGATCAAGTCTTAGAACAACTAAATTGAAGACATTGATGCAGATACATTATTTCCATAAGTGTAAACTACTACTGGCTTCTCAATTATGGAAAGTATCACCTATTTTGAGCACATATCCCTAAAATTTGGGTTGAAATTTGTACAAAATCGAGGGATGAAGGGAAAGAATAATCAAACAGCTGGGTGAATCCTGGAAACGCTTCTAATACCGCCCTAGCTAGCTACAGAATGGATGGTTTCCGGGCCACGGTTTGAAGTAAGCCCGAGGTCTCGCATGAGTAGGCGGCGATAGGCCCCTGTGAACTTGACATCCCTATAAATACTCACACACACGCTTGTGTGcctattgaaaaaaaaacacacacacaaaagCTTGTGCTgctacaaatatatatatttgcagATGTTGTTTTCTTGGTTCTTTGTTTGCTGGGGTCGATCTAAGGACCAGTCAATTGTAAGTTGAGAGTTGAGTTATTTGCTTGAATTTCGCCTCCTTATCCTTAGTGTTTCATTTCATCATCATTATGGTTTCAAATGCCTTAACATGATTATGATTATCAATGCTATGCTAACAACCCCTGCTTCATGTTGGCAGCGTTCATATTCTTGTCGACATTCTGTCGTCACCTTCCCGGACAGTGCTGATGAAAACGTTTTCACGCCACCCTTTGAAGAACCTGAAACATACTATGTAAGAGATTCTGAGGTAGGTTCAAGGCTTCAAGCTCTTATATATCCTTTCATATATTCTCGTTTACCCACCGATAATTGCAGATTTAGTATGAATTCATTCATGATTTAATATTTGAATGTTATTCATAAAAACTCagcaaaatctgattttttttctttcatatcaaAAGATTTTAGTCGTCCTTCACATTGATTGAGATTCTTGAATAAACATGATCCACACAAGTTGAGTCGAATAGGCACCTGAGATATCATATGATTAAGTGCTATGTGTTTTGTGACTGTTTGGTAAAAGATctatatttatatttgaatcGTTGCATTCTTTTTCAATGTCTATAATTATGTAAAAAACAAGGTAAGACTTCATACAATAGACCAAATGATCGGACCCTTCCTGATCCCCGCGCTGGCAGGAGCTTTGTGCCCGGGGCTGCCCTTATCTGATTATTAGGTGTATAGTGAGTGCATGAAAGTAGAAGCATTTTGTTATATCCAATCAAGTCCTTGATTATATCTTATTGTAGTCAAGAGCTAATATTGCATATTTTGATTGTTGCTTGCACTTTGAAGATTATAATGCTTCAAGGAAGTATAGTACGATTAAATTCACAAGACCGTCATAGAGACTTGAGACTTGATGTTGACAACATGTCGTATGAGGTGAATTCTTTCGCTTCTAAAGCGTTAtaccatttttcttttgtaataaATACACCCCTATTGATATACTTTCCATGCATACATATCTATGATTCATGTTTGTctaaatttttgttttgttttttatagCAATTACTTGAGCTCAGTGAGAGGATTGGGTATGTCAGCACCGGACTGAAAGAAGAAGAGATGCGGAAGAACATAAGGAAGCTTCAGATTTCGGATGATGCGTCTCAAGTAGACAAAAATTGCACCATTTGTCAGGTAAATTTTTAAAAGCTTGAACTAAATTTCTGGTTTAGAAATTCCATCATATTGCTTCTTTTCACATTGTATATTCAAATGCAGTTAGCTTTTCATGACATGTTTAGACGAAGAATGTGATTTATCTTGCTTGAATGCAGGAAGAGTATGAAGTAGAAGAGGAAATTGGGAGACTTAACTGTGGTCACAGCTATCACTATCAGTGCATACAGCAATGGGTTGAACAGAAAAATTTCTGTCCGGTCTGCAAACGACTAGTTGCTGCTAGGCACTAGTTGGACAAGTCCTaatgtttattttgttttcttgaACTTATGGTATTATTCTCATCCTTTAAGTGGTGTATAGTTTTTCATATCCCATATCAGCAAGAAttgtcattgttttctttcatcATCATTTCATCTATCAAAACATAGCCTCCTCTGGGAGAAGGAGGAGGCAATATATTGGTGAAGGTTTCTTAAGTGGGATGTGACCTTTGCATTTTTTTCCACATGATATATGTGTCTTGTCTTGAATCAAGGTGTTTATATTTTGGATCTTGTGGAAATAGATTATGTTGCTCTATCCGACTCTCTTAACATATATCACACGTGTTATGGGAAAATTAGTTCGCAAAGTAAAATGAATCGTGTTATAGATACTCTAAAATTGATGTAAAAAAACGTGATTTCTCAGTAAAATGAATTGCTTTATTGTAAAATGCACTAATAATGCAGCTTTACACCAAAATTGTCTTAATGGGATATTGCATTATCCTATCAAATCAATGGACTAGTTGTATTCTTCAACTCGATCATCATCTCCCTGTTCCTGACAAAACCTTTGAATAAGTCAAGAAAATATATGAACATGGAAAATTAGAAATAATGTCTCACTGGGTCTAATATCACAAAATCAACtttcaaatgaaaaaaatagaGAATCACAAAACTAGAGGTGCGCCACATATGTTATATATGACTAATGTTTTGTCTCTCAGTTTTTATGTGAGAGAACTGCATGTTACATTCAAAATCATGGGACTGacttataacatgtttggatcaacttttcTTTCCTCAATCAAATTTGGAATCCATAAGCTACCCACAAAAGCTTctcttcagaattgattttggcatTAGAATCAATCAGTAgaaagattttcaaacatgcatttaactTTTTCAACAAAACACATTTCTTTAGTTCTAAACATTGTCATCAAGAAAGCAAAAATGTTATTTATCATCACCCTCTTATCCTGCTATCTTCCAAGAGCATAAGAGATCTTCGTGTCTAATGGTGTTGTTGGCTAAGAATAAAAACTTACAATTGAGATCTGTAGCAAGCAGGAACTTATTTGAATCGCCAAGCTAACATCCCTACTCTTTAGCAATTTCTCCACTTTTTATTGATtgtctaacaagagaaaatatgTGTTTTGCAATCTCAGCTGAAGCTTTGGGGTTCGCCGCTTTGAGAGCCCTCTCAGACATTTcttccatcttcttcttgtccCCTACCATGCATTTCAAAAGTCCATATCATGAAAGAAGGAATGGAAAAGATATGAAATAAGAAATACATGTTGCTTCTTCATGATACATGACATTCATTTGGTATTTACAGTT
This window harbors:
- the LOC130710607 gene encoding uncharacterized protein LOC130710607 isoform X2, with translation MPFVTTETTKTVAEHIKWRRPRDQFRHHHHHHHHPISETDPNPQIQSTRCKSTISALLLSTFSNETTTTTPQAATSARSRKKSNFSAAAFRGLGCTAGASQQVSVPAAIRASADWQGKKGRKKKHKRNSSNKNCHGGMVDGSSATCVDFQDVWCGPGIGFSGDAVAASVDCVVSRKNVSARGKIDVEKIAQRERSYSCRHSVVTFPDSADENVFTPPFEEPETYYVRDSEQLLELSERIGYVSTGLKEEEMRKNIRKLQISDDASQVDKNCTICQEEYEVEEEIGRLNCGHSYHYQCIQQWVEQKNFCPVCKRLVAARH
- the LOC130710607 gene encoding uncharacterized protein LOC130710607 isoform X1 — encoded protein: MPFVTTETTKTVAEHIKWRRPRDQFRHHHHHHHHPISETDPNPQIQSTRCKSTISALLLSTFSNETTTTTPQAATSARSRKKSNFSAAAFRGLGCTAGASQQVSVPAAIRASADWQGKKGRKKKHKRNSSNKNCHGGMVDGSSATCVDFQDVWCGPGIGFSGDAVAASVDCVVSRKNVSARGKIDVEKIAQRERSYSCRHSVVTFPDSADENVFTPPFEEPETYYVRDSEIIMLQGSIVRLNSQDRHRDLRLDVDNMSYEQLLELSERIGYVSTGLKEEEMRKNIRKLQISDDASQVDKNCTICQEEYEVEEEIGRLNCGHSYHYQCIQQWVEQKNFCPVCKRLVAARH